Proteins from a genomic interval of Desulfovibrio piger:
- the aroL gene encoding shikimate kinase AroL, which produces MSLIYLVGPRACGKTTLGKALSEVLDVPYCDTDHHLCERLGMDVATMVERWGWEGFRSRESESLRLASEELAGRGVVATGGGMVLAEANRRYMREHGRVFFLSAPVEVLAARLRRNPLEAQRPSLTGKSLDDEVREVLEARLPLYRDAAHHELDARQSITELCLAVRTLLRH; this is translated from the coding sequence ATGTCCCTGATCTACCTTGTGGGCCCGCGGGCCTGCGGCAAGACCACGCTGGGCAAGGCCCTGTCCGAAGTGCTGGACGTGCCTTACTGCGATACGGACCACCACCTCTGCGAGCGTCTGGGCATGGACGTGGCGACCATGGTGGAGCGCTGGGGCTGGGAAGGCTTTCGCAGCCGCGAGAGCGAATCCCTGCGCCTGGCCAGTGAGGAGCTGGCGGGCCGTGGCGTGGTGGCCACCGGCGGCGGCATGGTGCTGGCGGAGGCCAACCGGCGCTATATGCGCGAGCATGGCCGGGTCTTTTTTTTGTCCGCCCCCGTGGAGGTGCTGGCCGCCCGCCTGCGGCGCAATCCGCTGGAGGCCCAGCGCCCCAGCCTCACCGGCAAGAGCCTGGACGATGAAGTGCGCGAGGTGCTGGAAGCCCGCCTGCCCCTCTACCGGGACGCCGCCCACCACGAACTGGACGCCCGCCAGAGCATCACGGAACTGTGCCTGGCAGTACGGACCCTGCTGCGTCATTGA
- a CDS encoding ATP synthase F0 subunit B: MVPVLALTLLFAVGAQASEGHDAPRWGDFGWRVLNFIIFAGILWYFVGGLARKFFSGRRARISQDLQDLEARRAEAQKRLDEVEKRISNLESERKAILDESLAQAESVKQAVVEEAKRQAEQIVQQARRTAENEGRAMLAEVRAAIADEIVDAAEKVLAEKLTAAEHEKLITNSLNKVVLH, from the coding sequence ATGGTGCCTGTCCTTGCGCTTACGCTGCTTTTCGCCGTGGGGGCGCAGGCCTCTGAAGGGCATGACGCGCCGCGCTGGGGCGACTTTGGCTGGCGTGTGCTCAACTTCATCATCTTCGCCGGTATCCTGTGGTACTTCGTGGGCGGTCTGGCCCGCAAGTTCTTCTCCGGCCGCCGCGCCCGCATCAGCCAGGACCTCCAGGATCTGGAAGCCCGCCGCGCTGAAGCCCAGAAGCGCCTGGATGAAGTGGAAAAGCGCATCAGCAACCTTGAGTCCGAACGCAAGGCCATCCTTGATGAAAGCCTCGCTCAGGCCGAAAGCGTGAAGCAGGCCGTCGTCGAAGAAGCCAAGCGTCAGGCCGAACAGATTGTGCAACAGGCTCGTCGCACTGCCGAGAACGAAGGCCGCGCCATGCTGGCCGAAGTGCGCGCCGCCATTGCCGATGAGATTGTGGACGCAGCGGAAAAGGTCCTGGCTGAAAAGCTGACCGCCGCCGAGCATGAAAAGCTCATTACCAACTCCCTCAACAAGGTGGTGCTCCATTGA
- a CDS encoding glycosyltransferase: protein MSASPLVTVLLPVWNGASLPLTAEGEEPLRVAIRSLARQEAAPDAPVPGFEVLAVDDGSTDGTAALLDALAAEYPCLRVLHRPHEGLPGALNAGLEAARGALIARMDADDVCHPQRLALQAAWMAEHPETGLLATRVHFGGDRETARGFAHFVDWQNGLLDHEAISRNRFRDTPVSHPSVMFRRELPRLHGGYADGFFAEDWELWLRWLHAGVRMAKLPQELLVWNDPPRRATRSDSRYCEAANNQLRALWLARWLERHNPWHPRVYLLGAGKVARRRLAPLWEKGVQAAAFVDIDPKKIGQKVHGVPVIGRDGLPGPGRCFLLNALTAHGADEDAARWLAAAGYDAEQWLLV, encoded by the coding sequence ATGTCTGCTAGCCCGCTGGTGACCGTCCTGCTGCCGGTCTGGAACGGCGCTTCCCTGCCCCTGACCGCAGAGGGGGAAGAGCCCCTGCGCGTGGCCATCCGTTCCCTGGCCCGGCAGGAAGCCGCGCCGGACGCCCCCGTACCGGGCTTCGAGGTGCTGGCCGTCGATGACGGTTCCACCGACGGCACGGCGGCCCTGCTGGATGCCCTGGCGGCGGAATATCCCTGCCTGCGCGTCCTGCACCGGCCGCATGAGGGCCTGCCCGGCGCGCTCAACGCCGGTCTGGAGGCCGCCCGGGGCGCGCTCATCGCCCGCATGGACGCCGATGATGTCTGCCACCCGCAACGCCTGGCCCTGCAGGCCGCCTGGATGGCGGAACATCCCGAAACGGGCCTGCTGGCCACGCGGGTACATTTTGGCGGCGACCGCGAGACCGCGCGCGGCTTTGCCCATTTCGTGGACTGGCAGAACGGCCTGCTGGATCATGAGGCCATCAGCCGCAACCGTTTTCGCGATACGCCCGTCAGCCATCCTTCGGTCATGTTCCGGCGCGAGCTGCCCCGGCTGCACGGCGGCTATGCCGACGGCTTTTTTGCCGAGGACTGGGAGTTGTGGCTGCGCTGGCTGCACGCCGGGGTGCGCATGGCCAAGCTGCCGCAGGAGCTGCTGGTCTGGAACGATCCGCCGCGCCGGGCCACCCGCAGCGACAGCCGCTATTGCGAGGCCGCCAACAACCAGTTGCGCGCCCTCTGGCTGGCCCGCTGGCTGGAACGCCACAACCCCTGGCATCCGCGGGTCTACCTGCTGGGCGCGGGCAAGGTGGCGCGCCGCCGTCTGGCTCCCCTGTGGGAAAAAGGCGTGCAGGCGGCCGCTTTCGTGGACATCGATCCCAAAAAGATCGGGCAGAAGGTGCACGGCGTGCCGGTCATCGGCCGGGACGGACTGCCCGGGCCGGGACGCTGTTTCCTGCTCAACGCCCTCACCGCCCACGGCGCCGACGAGGATGCCGCCCGCTGGCTGGCTGCCGCCGGCTATGATGCGGAGCAGTGGCTGCTGGTCTGA
- a CDS encoding ATP synthase F0 subunit B gives MLDLNITLVFQLVNFFIALYVLNLLLIRPIREIIRKRKAVMDDMSGESESYEYQAEQRLSDYDNQLTRARQDAGQNREKAREAGAAEQASLVAEAQKRAQEIIAETRRNLQAEADASLKELRGQVATLSGQLAERVLRG, from the coding sequence ATGTTGGACCTTAATATCACCTTGGTTTTCCAGTTGGTGAACTTCTTCATTGCACTGTACGTGCTGAACCTCCTTCTGATTCGCCCCATCCGCGAAATCATCCGCAAACGCAAAGCCGTCATGGACGATATGTCCGGCGAATCCGAATCCTACGAATACCAGGCCGAACAGCGCCTTTCCGACTATGACAACCAGCTGACCCGCGCCCGTCAGGATGCAGGCCAGAACCGCGAAAAGGCCCGCGAAGCCGGCGCCGCCGAACAGGCCAGCCTGGTGGCTGAAGCCCAGAAGCGCGCCCAGGAAATCATTGCCGAGACCCGTCGCAACCTGCAGGCCGAAGCCGATGCTTCCCTGAAGGAACTGCGCGGTCAGGTCGCCACGCTCTCCGGCCAGCTGGCCGAGCGTGTGCTGCGTGGCTAG
- a CDS encoding M24 family metallopeptidase, with amino-acid sequence MNTPYAARRDRLRQLMRARGLDALLVSHAANRFYLSGFELHDVQLNESAGRLVICADGRDWLCTDARYKDAAARLWDEDRILIYGPDAATEIGQLMRRCGSRLGLEAEIVSLNFARSLGRAVGRGARLQAADGLVEELRVIKDADEIKALERSFALNHAMLRWLEESQLQPGRSEAELAWAIEKYFRDNGASELAFPSIVAVDQNAALPHAIPGEKKLPDNGLVLVDVGCRVDGYCSDQTRTFWVGDTPHKEFRETMKLVRDAQQAALDKMRPGLPLHEAYTLARGVFEKAGVEAWFTHGLGHGVGLETHEAPSLGRRGDKVLQEGMVVTVEPGLYYPQWGGIRWEYTVLITADGNRIL; translated from the coding sequence ATGAACACGCCCTATGCTGCCCGACGCGACCGCCTGCGCCAACTGATGCGCGCCCGCGGTCTGGATGCCCTGCTGGTGAGCCACGCTGCCAACCGTTTTTATCTTTCCGGCTTCGAGCTGCATGACGTGCAGCTCAACGAGAGCGCGGGACGCCTGGTCATCTGCGCGGACGGGCGGGACTGGCTCTGCACGGACGCCCGCTACAAGGATGCGGCGGCCCGTCTCTGGGACGAGGACCGCATCCTCATCTACGGCCCGGACGCGGCCACGGAGATCGGCCAGCTCATGCGGCGTTGCGGCAGCCGCCTGGGCCTGGAGGCGGAGATCGTGAGCCTCAATTTCGCCCGCTCGCTGGGCCGTGCCGTGGGACGCGGCGCGCGTCTGCAGGCCGCCGACGGCCTGGTGGAAGAGCTGCGCGTCATCAAGGATGCGGACGAGATCAAAGCCCTGGAGCGCTCCTTCGCCCTCAACCACGCCATGCTGCGCTGGCTGGAGGAAAGCCAGCTGCAACCGGGCCGCAGCGAAGCCGAGCTGGCCTGGGCCATCGAAAAATATTTCCGCGACAACGGCGCCTCGGAACTGGCCTTCCCGTCCATCGTGGCCGTGGACCAGAACGCGGCCCTGCCCCACGCCATCCCCGGCGAGAAAAAGCTGCCGGACAACGGCCTGGTGCTGGTGGACGTGGGCTGCCGCGTGGACGGCTATTGCTCCGACCAGACGCGCACCTTCTGGGTGGGCGACACGCCGCACAAGGAGTTCCGCGAGACCATGAAGCTGGTGCGTGACGCCCAGCAGGCCGCCCTGGACAAGATGCGGCCGGGCCTGCCCCTGCACGAGGCCTATACGCTGGCGCGGGGCGTGTTCGAGAAGGCGGGCGTGGAGGCCTGGTTCACCCATGGCCTGGGCCACGGCGTGGGGCTGGAGACGCACGAGGCCCCCAGCCTGGGCCGTCGCGGCGACAAGGTCCTGCAGGAAGGCATGGTGGTCACGGTGGAGCCCGGCCTCTACTATCCGCAATGGGGCGGCATCCGCTGGGAATACACGGTGCTCATCACGGCCGACGGCAACCGCATCCTCTAG
- the atpH gene encoding ATP synthase F1 subunit delta → MTDAIVARRYAGAIFALGKQQGDEALSRYGSDLAALGDMLAASPKLDAALKSPVISIDEKKAVMGKLLKKIKADKTVSNFCLLLADKERLAYLGEIVGWYGKLLDDAKGIIRGTLTTAVELTDNKRAELKAELEKKAGASIELAFDVDASILGGVVLKVGDRVLDASLRAQLAILRETFKRGE, encoded by the coding sequence TTGACGGACGCGATAGTTGCTCGCAGATATGCCGGCGCCATATTTGCGCTGGGCAAACAACAAGGGGATGAGGCCCTCTCGCGTTACGGGAGCGATCTCGCCGCGCTGGGAGACATGCTTGCCGCCTCGCCGAAGCTGGACGCCGCGCTGAAAAGCCCGGTCATCAGCATCGATGAAAAAAAGGCTGTGATGGGCAAGCTGCTTAAGAAAATCAAGGCGGACAAAACCGTCAGCAACTTCTGCCTGCTGTTGGCCGACAAAGAGCGTCTGGCTTATCTCGGCGAGATTGTCGGCTGGTATGGCAAGTTGCTTGACGACGCCAAAGGAATTATCCGTGGTACGCTCACTACCGCCGTGGAGCTTACGGATAACAAGCGGGCCGAACTCAAGGCCGAGCTTGAAAAGAAGGCGGGGGCGAGCATTGAGCTTGCCTTTGATGTGGATGCTTCCATCCTTGGGGGCGTGGTGCTCAAGGTTGGTGATCGAGTGCTGGACGCAAGTCTGCGCGCGCAGTTGGCGATCCTTCGGGAGACATTCAAGAGGGGTGAATAG
- a CDS encoding (deoxy)nucleoside triphosphate pyrophosphohydrolase, with translation MTSIVVAGGIIWQDDHLLAALRPQGKPMAGYWEFPGGKLEPGETAEQALCRELREELGISVRACRLWQIVEHDYAERDLHVQLHFFHVTAFDGTPCARERQELRWVTPAQARDLPFLPADADLVASLPACAPR, from the coding sequence ATGACCTCCATCGTCGTGGCCGGCGGCATCATCTGGCAGGACGACCACCTGCTGGCCGCCCTGCGCCCGCAAGGCAAGCCCATGGCCGGTTACTGGGAGTTCCCCGGCGGCAAGCTCGAACCCGGCGAGACCGCCGAACAGGCCCTTTGCCGCGAGCTGCGTGAGGAGCTGGGCATCAGCGTGCGCGCCTGCCGGCTCTGGCAGATCGTGGAGCACGATTACGCCGAGCGCGACCTGCACGTGCAGCTGCACTTCTTCCACGTCACCGCCTTCGACGGCACGCCCTGCGCCCGGGAACGTCAGGAGCTGCGCTGGGTCACGCCCGCCCAGGCCCGTGACCTGCCCTTCCTGCCCGCCGACGCCGATCTGGTGGCCAGCCTGCCCGCCTGCGCGCCGCGGTAG
- a CDS encoding ABC-F family ATP-binding cassette domain-containing protein, with protein sequence MKITIQELSKSFGGRDIFNNFSLEVDSGVRLCVCGPNGTGKSTLLRLLAGVEPADGGRVILPRGCRLGFVEQELSEEALDTPLLTYVLDVLHDWNEFWAEWEEAAQQKDEARLTQLMHRQAELEATHGYNPEHRAKAVLSGLGFAESKWLRTLRELSGGWRERAKLARVLTAGADVLLLDEPTNHLDMEAVEWLESFLMDFKGALVFVAHDRVFMDRVGTHVLYLGLSRPVFRKATYTQFLSLQEEYNAQREREAKALQDELARKMAFVERFRAKATKARQAGSRQKMAKKLEKELEDYRPEPKRKELNFTWPEAPHMEKVALAAADLAFHFPDGKQMWPPLTFTLYNGQRVALVGHNGCGKSTLLKLLAGTLERCGGNVVTAPQMRLGYYTQHQMDTLRPDTTVLGEIRRLSDPRTTEEELMSVLGLFLLGQEYFDRQVSKLSGGEKSRLVLASLFLKRCNFLLLDEPTNHLDLESREALGTALQKFDGTLLMVAHDRWLLSQVGAEAWALDEKGITVYPDFASYDTARRAALESGSVSPSLNASNKAEKPDNAPRANLSREEQKRLKREQAERRNALHKELKPLQQKYAALEGELEKAMNEQSDVETQLADPAVYADGARSTELLKRFNELRDLTERLMEDMAALEEQIAAIEARRADIDSMGDLA encoded by the coding sequence GTGAAAATAACCATCCAGGAACTGTCCAAGTCCTTTGGCGGACGGGACATCTTCAACAATTTCTCGCTGGAAGTGGATTCCGGCGTGCGTCTGTGCGTCTGCGGCCCCAACGGGACCGGTAAATCCACCCTCCTCCGCTTGCTGGCCGGTGTGGAACCCGCCGACGGCGGCCGTGTCATCCTGCCCAGGGGCTGCCGCCTGGGCTTCGTGGAACAGGAGCTTTCCGAAGAGGCCCTGGACACGCCCCTGCTGACCTATGTGCTGGACGTGCTCCATGACTGGAACGAGTTCTGGGCCGAATGGGAAGAGGCCGCCCAGCAGAAGGACGAGGCGCGCCTGACCCAGCTCATGCACCGCCAGGCCGAGCTGGAAGCCACCCACGGCTACAATCCCGAGCACCGCGCCAAGGCCGTGCTCTCCGGTCTGGGCTTTGCCGAAAGCAAGTGGCTGCGCACCCTGCGCGAGCTCTCCGGCGGCTGGCGCGAACGCGCCAAGCTGGCCCGCGTGCTCACCGCCGGGGCCGACGTGCTGCTGCTGGACGAACCCACCAACCATCTGGACATGGAAGCCGTGGAATGGCTGGAGTCCTTCCTCATGGACTTCAAGGGCGCTCTGGTCTTCGTGGCCCACGACCGCGTGTTCATGGACCGCGTGGGCACGCACGTGCTCTATCTGGGCCTGTCCCGCCCGGTCTTCCGCAAGGCCACCTACACCCAGTTCCTCTCCCTTCAGGAAGAATACAACGCCCAGCGCGAACGCGAGGCCAAGGCCCTGCAGGACGAACTGGCCCGCAAGATGGCCTTTGTGGAACGCTTCCGCGCCAAGGCCACCAAGGCCCGTCAGGCCGGTTCACGCCAGAAGATGGCCAAAAAGCTGGAAAAAGAGCTGGAAGATTACCGTCCCGAGCCCAAGCGCAAGGAACTGAACTTCACCTGGCCCGAAGCCCCGCACATGGAAAAGGTGGCCCTTGCCGCCGCCGATCTGGCCTTCCACTTCCCGGACGGCAAGCAGATGTGGCCGCCGCTGACCTTCACCCTTTACAACGGCCAGCGCGTGGCCCTGGTGGGCCACAACGGCTGCGGCAAGTCCACCCTGCTCAAGCTGCTGGCCGGGACCCTGGAACGCTGCGGCGGCAACGTGGTCACCGCGCCCCAGATGCGCCTGGGCTACTACACCCAGCACCAGATGGACACCCTGCGCCCGGACACCACCGTGCTGGGCGAGATCCGGCGCCTGTCCGACCCCCGCACCACCGAAGAAGAGCTCATGAGCGTGCTGGGCCTCTTCCTGCTGGGGCAGGAATACTTCGACCGGCAGGTGAGCAAGCTCTCCGGCGGTGAAAAGAGCCGTCTGGTGCTGGCCAGCCTGTTCCTCAAGCGCTGCAACTTCCTGCTGCTGGACGAACCCACCAACCATCTGGACCTCGAAAGCCGCGAGGCCCTGGGCACGGCCCTGCAAAAATTCGACGGCACCCTGCTCATGGTGGCCCACGACCGCTGGCTGCTCTCGCAGGTGGGTGCCGAGGCCTGGGCCCTGGACGAGAAAGGCATCACCGTCTACCCCGACTTCGCCAGCTACGACACGGCCCGCCGTGCCGCGCTGGAAAGCGGCAGCGTCAGCCCCAGCCTCAACGCCTCCAACAAGGCCGAGAAGCCCGACAACGCGCCCCGCGCCAACCTCTCCCGCGAGGAGCAGAAGCGCCTCAAGCGCGAGCAGGCCGAGCGCCGCAACGCCCTGCACAAGGAGCTCAAGCCCCTGCAGCAGAAATACGCCGCGCTGGAAGGCGAGCTGGAAAAGGCCATGAACGAACAGTCCGACGTGGAGACCCAGCTGGCCGATCCGGCCGTCTACGCCGACGGCGCCCGCTCCACCGAGCTGCTCAAGCGCTTCAACGAGCTGCGCGACCTGACCGAACGCCTTATGGAAGACATGGCCGCCCTGGAGGAACAGATCGCCGCCATCGAAGCCAGGCGCGCCGACATCGACAGCATGGGGGATCTGGCATGA